The Medicago truncatula cultivar Jemalong A17 chromosome 4, MtrunA17r5.0-ANR, whole genome shotgun sequence genome includes a region encoding these proteins:
- the LOC25493835 gene encoding protein NEN1, with the protein MGSLPLSDDRSEIVFFDVETTVPTRPGQGFAILEFGAILVCPRKLTELRNYSTLVRPSELSLITPLSERCNGINAEAVSNAPTFVDIAHSVYDLLHGRIWAGHNIIRFDCVRIRDAFAAIKQPPPEPKGLIDSLVLLTQKFGRRAGNMKMATLATYFGLGQQTHRSLDDVRMNLEVLKYCATVLFLESSLPDIFTENCWVSPNAVTRSRSNGKSRPEGGLLVSSPETETQDKNHPILSLATSSTEIAVSNAADTFSFRELQNEINRESIRTDVAMDDKSIQYSPGSAASSSVHQAGSSSIAVLEPDFLSISSIDASLVPSYYGSQRIELHHEGFPFQLHCSGLKVRFGINTKFVDSAGRPRLNFVVDPSPSLCNVLDACDNVARKLSSESGSSSDWRPVVIRKEGFFNYPTIRLHIPTAVCEEIAIYATEIYQKESSGSVQRLLFSKFDAAELDSLFKPGTFVDAAFSLDLYDYHQNAGIKLVAKKLTIHCN; encoded by the exons ATGGGTTCTCTTCCTCTCAGCGATGACCGATCAGAAATTGTATTCTTCGACGTAGAAACCACCGTTCCGACCCGACCAGGTCAGGGTTTTGCCATTTTGGAATTCGGAGCCATTCTGGTTTGTCCAAGGAAGTTGACGGAGCTTCGAAACTACTCAACTTTGGTCCGACCCTCCGAACTTTCACTCATCACTCCGTTATCGGAGCGATGTAACGGAATCAACGCTGAAGCTGTTTCCAACGCTCCTACCTTTGTTGATATTGCTCACTCTGTTTATGACCTTCTCCATG GGAGGATTTGGGCGGGTCATAATATTATTAGATTTGATTGTGTTCGGATTAGAGATGCTTTTGCTGCTATTAAACAGCCACCGCCTGAACCCAAGGGTTTGATTGACTCTTTGGTTTTGTTGACTCAAAAGTTTGGAAGAAGAGCTGGTAACATGAAG ATGGCTACTCTTGCTACCTATTTTGGTCTTGGGCAGCAGACACACAG GAGCTTAGATGATGTTCGGATGAATCTTGAAGTCCTCAAATACTGTGCAACAGTTCTATTCTTG GAGTCAAGTCTCCCAGATATATTCACTGAAAATTGTTGGGTTTCACCAAATGCTGTTACAAGAAGTCGCAGTAATGGGAAATCACGGCCAGAAGGGGGTTTGTTGGTATCATCTCCTGAAACTGAAACTCAAGATAAAAATCATCCAATCCTTTCTCTTGCAACAAGCAGCACAGAAATCGCTGTTTCAAATGCTGCAGATACCTTTAGCTTCCGTGAGCTTCAGAACGAAATTAATAGAGAATCCATTAGGACAGATGTAGCCATGGATGACAAATCCATACAATATTCACCTGGTTCAGCAGCCTCATCTTCTGTGCATCAGGCTGGCAGCAGCTCTATTGCTGTTTTAGAGCCCGATTTTTTATCAATATCTTCTATTGATGCATCTCTTGTTCCATCTTATTATGGCAGTCAAAGGATAGAATTACATCATGAAGGTTTCCCATTTCAGCTTCATTGTTCTGGTTTGAAAGTGCGGTTTGGAATAAACACAAAGTTTGTTGATAGTGCTGGCCGGCCACGGTTAAACTTTGTGGTTGATCCATCACCAAGTTTATGTAATGTTCTTGATGCATGTGACAATGTTGCACGTAAGTTATCCTCGGAATCTGGTAGCAGCTCTGATTGGAGGCCAGTTGTTATTAGGAAAGAGGGCTTCTTCAACTATCCTACTATCAGATTGCA TATACCTACAGCAGTGTGCGAAGAGATTGCCATTTACGCAACAGAAATATATCAAAAAGAATCATCTGGATCTGTGCAAAGGCTTCTCTTCAGCAAGTTTGATGCTGCAGAACTTGATTCCTTGTTCAAGCCTGGGACGTTTGTTGATGCAGCCTTCTCCTTAGATCTGTATGACTATCATCAGAATGCAGGGATTAAATTGGTTGCCAAGAAATTAACCATTCATTGCAACTAG
- the LOC25493836 gene encoding two-component response regulator-like APRR1: MDTEELIDLNSKELNCGGNNSKSGDGFIDRSKVRILLCDSDSKSSEEVFTLLINCSYQVTSVKSARQVIDALNAEGQYIDIILAEVDLPIKKGMKMLKYIARDKELRRIPIIMMSAQDEVSIVVKCLRLGAADYLVKPLRTNELLNLWTHMWRRRRMLGLIENNILNYDFDLVASDPSDANTNSATFFSDDTDDKSKRSNNPEAGISIQQEQAEISIQQEEASIATAAAVIEEHPYVHVSEYQPDVPGISDRRRTGSSAPHPPCNRVTNSSFDGPKKSELRIGESSAFFTYVKATTMKRNLEEIAHLDNSGTLLVRVEDMNQACSQQGGNDLIRHENGETIESHSQDDLPRSNSIPDSFSVERSCTPPASMEVSQQNSNHKEKHPQGVVHPRNGSYGSELNQSGMPAQHAYPYYMPGVANHVMMQSATHMYQKNIQNLQSHVSSSMISQYNQLPQCPPHATGMAPYPYFPMSICLQTGQVSTVHPWPSLGSSTSCEANLRKVDRREAALMKFRQKRKERCFDKKIRYVNRKQLAERRPRVRGQFVRKLNGINVDLNGQPASTDYDDEDEEEEENNDTRDSSPKDA, translated from the exons ATGGATACTGAAGAACTTATTGATTTAAACAGTAAAGAGCTTAATTGTGGTGGAAATAATAGCAAGAGTGGTGATGGATTCATTGATAGGAGTAAAGTTAGGATTTTGCTGTGTGATAGTGATTCCAAGAGTTCAGAAGAGGTTTTTACTCTTCTTATTAATTGCTCTTATCAGG TTACGTCTGTAAAATCCGCACGGCAAGTGATTGATGCATTGAATGCGGAAGGACAATATATAGATATCATACTAGCGGAAGTTGACCTTCCAATCAAAAAGGGAATGAAGATGTTGAAGTACATAGCACGGGATAAAGAACTGCGCCGAATCCCTATTATAA tGATGTCTGCACAAGATGAGGTATCAATTGTTGTTAAGTGCTTGAGGCTCGGAGCAGCAGACTATCTAGTAAAGCCTTTACGTACTAATGAACTATTAAATTTGTGGACCCACATGTGGAGAAGGAGACGCATG CTTGGACTTATAGAGAACAACATcttgaattatgattttgatcTGGTAGCATCAGACCCTAGTGATGCCAATACAAACAGTGCCACCTTCTTCTCTGATGACACAGACGACAAGTCCAAAAGAAGCAATAATCCCGAGGCTGGAATTTCAATCCAACAAGAACAGGCGGAAATTTCAATCCAACAAGAAGAG GCTAGTATTGCcactgctgctgctgttattgaGGAGCATCCATATGTTCATGTATCAGAATATCAGCCTGATGTACCTGGAATTAGTGATCGAAGAAGAACAG GTTCTTCAGCACCGCATCCGCCGTGCAACAGAGTTACAAATAGTAGCTTTGATG GTCCGAAGAAGAGTGAACTTAGAATTGGAGAATCATCAGCCTTTTTCACTTATGTCAAAGCAACAACAATGAAGAGAAACTTGGAAGAGATTGCTCATTTAGACAATAGCGGTACATTACTAGTGAGGGTGGAAGATATGAATCAAGCATGTTCTCAACAAGGGGGTAATGACCTTATAAGACATGAAAATGGAGAAACGATTGAAAGCCATTCACAAGATGACTTACCTAGAAGCAATAGTATCCCCGATTCTTTCTCTGTTGAGAGATCGTGTACCCCACCTGCATCAATGGAGGTTTCACAGCAAAATAGTAATCACAAGGAAAAACATCCACAAGGGGTGGTTCATCCAAGAAATGGAAGTTATGGTTCTGAGCTCAACCAATCGGGCATGCCTGCCCAACATGCTTATCCGTATTATATGCCAGGAGTTGCTAATCATGTTATGATGCAGTCAGCAACGCATATGTATCAAAAGAATATCCAGAACCTTCAGAGTCATGTTAGTTCATCTATGATTTCCCAGTACAATCAACTTCCCCAATGTCCACCTCATGCAACTGGGATGGCACCCTACCCATATTTTCCCATGAGTATTTGTTTACAAACCGGTCAGGTTTCTACAGTTCATCCATGGCCGTCATTAGGAAGTTCAACTTCATGTGAAGCAAACTTAAGAAAAGTTGATAGGAGAGAAGCAGCATTGATGAAGTTTAGACAGAAAAGAAAAGAGCGTTGCTTCGATAAGAAAATTAGGTACGTCAATCGGAAACAACTTGCAGAAAGGCGGCCTCGTGTTAGGGGACAGTTTGTCAGGAAGTTGAATGGTATTAATGTGGATCTAAATGGACAACCTGCTTCCACCGACTATGACGATGAGGATGAAGAGGAGGAAGAAAACAATGACACCAGAGATTCCTCTCCTAAGGATGCTTGA
- the LOC25493837 gene encoding pentatricopeptide repeat-containing protein At5g56310 — protein sequence MIKRGVPATGKRAIQEHIFSLLQTCNNTETNILQIHTQVILNGLSHKHNIIAKLLSFYAASGKLQHAHKLFIQIHNPKTTVWNHMIRAYASSITPWKSVQYYNQMVLNACEPDGFTYSFLLSACVRGGLVREGEQLHGIVLAKGYCSDVFVNTNLINFYADCGGVEQARYVFDDMTQRSVVSWNSLLVGYVKCGDFDAARNVFEEIPVRNVVSWTTMIAGYAQNGKCVEALSLFGQMRRARVELDQVVLVAVLSACAELGDLKLGRWIHWYVQERQRQASVRLNNALMHMYASCGIIDEAYRMFTKMSWKTTVSWTIIIMAFAKQGLGKEALDLFKDMLSDGVGKSGIRPDGTTFIAALCACSHAGFVEEGCRIFESMIHTWRISLQIEHYGCMVDLLSRAGCLDEAYRLIETMPFKPNDAIWGALLGGCRIHKNSELASRVANTLVAELDSTDQAAGYLVLLSNIYAFAGRWQDVIAVRQKMIEMGVKKPPGQSWIQIYGVVHNFVVGDMTHKHSSLIYETLCEITEQARVEGYKPDITEVLLDAEG from the coding sequence ATGATCAAACGTGGTGTTCCTGCAACCGGGAAAAGAGCTATTCAAGAACACATTTTCTCATTACTTCAAACCTGCAACAACACCGAAACCAATATCCTTCAAATTCATACCCAAGTAATTCTCAACGGTCTCTCTCACAAGCATAACATCATCGCCAAGCTTCTTTCATTCTATGCAGCCTCTGGTAAACTCCAACATGCCCACAAACTCTTCATTCAAATCCATAACCCAAAAACCACTGTCTGGAATCACATGATTAGAGCCTATGCTAGTAGTATTACGCCGTGGAAATCGGTTCAGTATTACAATCAAATGGTGTTAAATGCTTGTGAGCCTGACGGGTTTACTTATTCGTTTCTATTGAGTGCTTGTGTGCGAGGCGGGTTGGTTAGAGAAGGGGAACAGTTGCATGGGATTGTTCTGGCAAAAGGTTATTGCTCCGATGTTTTTGTTAATAcgaatttgattaatttttatgcGGATTGTGGTGGTGTTGAGCAAGCGCGGTATGTGTTTGATGATATGACTCAAAGAAGTGTTGTTAGCTGGAATTCTTTACTTGTTGGCTATGTTAagtgtggtgattttgatgctGCGAGAAATGTTTTTGAGGAAATTCCGGTTAGAAATGTTGTGTCTTGGACGACTATGATTGCTGGGTATGCTCAGAATGGGAAATGTGTTGAAGCTTTGTCGTTGTTTGGTCAGATGAGGAGAGCACGTGTGGAATTGGATCAGGTGGTGTTGGTGGCAGTTTTATCAGCATGTGCTGAATTAGGGGATCTGAAGTTAGGAAGATGGATCCATTGGTATGTTCAAGAGAGGCAACGGCAAGCCTCTGTCCGGTTGAACAATGCACTCATGCATATGTATGCTAGTTGTGGAATCATTGATGAAGCTTATCGAATGTTTACCAAGATGTCTTGGAAAACCACTGTGTCTTGGACTATCATCATCATGGCTTTTGCAAAACAAGGTCTTGGTAAGGAAGCTCTTGATCTGTTTAAAGATATGCTTAGTGATGGTGTGGGGAAAAGTGGGATAAGACCTGATGGAACAACCTTCATTGCAGCTCTTTGTGCTTGCAGTCATGCAGGGTTTGTAGAGGAAGGATGCAGAATTTTTGAATCGATGATACATACTTGGCGAATCAGCCTGCAGATTGAACACTACGGATGCATGGTTGATCTCTTGAGTCGCGCAGGTTGCTTAGATGAAGCATATAGACTTATTGAAACTATGCCTTTTAAGCCTAATGATGCAATATGGGGTGCCCTTCTCGGTGGTTGTCGAATACACAAGAATTCGGAGCTAGCATCACGAGTTGCGAACACGTTAGTTGCTGAGCTTGACAGCACCGATCAAGCTGCAGGCTATCTTGTGCTCTTGTCAAACATATATGCCTTTGCCGGAAGGTGGCAGGATGTCATTGCAGTAAGACAGAAAATGATTGAGATGGGTGTGAAAAAACCTCCTGGCCAAAGTTGGATCCAAATTTATGGGGTTGTTCATAATTTTGTGGTGGGTGATATGACTCATAAGCATTCATCTTTAATCTATGAAACCCTTTGTGAGATTACCGAGCAAGCCCGTGTCGAAGGCTATAAACCAGACATAACAGAGGTTCTCTTGGATGCCGAGGGATAG